One window from the genome of Deltaproteobacteria bacterium encodes:
- a CDS encoding SDR family oxidoreductase — MRRLAGKVALVTGGGSGVGRAAVEMFAREGARVAACGRNAARVEETIAAVRAAGGEGLAVAADVSSDGDCGRLVAAIVERLGGLDIVVNNAGVGYDYELTHPGAMADLASTPPASWQDVIAINLSSVYNVCRHALPHIFAAGGGAVVNVASIGGVMGMADAHAYSAAKGGMVNLTRSMAVAYGPKGVRTNCVAPGSIETKMIRHRLSAAGDPHLADATRFMVSPLGRVARPDEIASACLFLASEEASYVNGAILVVDGGTTATWS, encoded by the coding sequence ATGCGACGCCTTGCAGGAAAAGTCGCCCTCGTCACGGGCGGCGGCAGTGGAGTGGGACGGGCCGCGGTCGAGATGTTCGCGCGCGAGGGCGCGCGGGTCGCCGCGTGTGGCAGGAACGCGGCACGGGTCGAGGAGACGATCGCGGCCGTCCGCGCCGCGGGGGGCGAGGGTCTGGCCGTCGCGGCGGACGTCTCGAGCGACGGGGACTGCGGCCGCCTGGTCGCCGCGATCGTCGAGCGGCTCGGCGGGCTCGACATCGTCGTCAACAACGCGGGCGTCGGCTACGACTACGAGCTCACCCACCCCGGCGCCATGGCCGACCTCGCGTCGACGCCGCCCGCCAGCTGGCAGGACGTGATCGCCATCAACCTGAGCTCGGTCTACAACGTGTGCCGCCACGCGCTGCCGCACATTTTCGCGGCCGGCGGCGGGGCGGTCGTGAACGTCGCGAGCATCGGCGGCGTCATGGGCATGGCCGACGCCCATGCCTACAGCGCCGCCAAGGGCGGAATGGTGAACCTGACCCGCTCGATGGCGGTCGCCTACGGTCCCAAGGGCGTGCGCACCAACTGTGTCGCGCCGGGCAGCATCGAGACCAAGATGATCCGCCACCGACTGAGCGCGGCCGGCGACCCGCACCTCGCCGACGCCACGCGCTTCATGGTCTCGCCGCTCGGGCGCGTCGCGCGGCCGGACGAGATCGCGAGCGCCTGCCTGTTCCTCGCCTCCGAGGAGGCGAGCTACGTCAACGGCGCCATCCTCGTGGTCGATGGCGGCACCACCGCGACCTGGTCGTAG
- a CDS encoding winged helix-turn-helix transcriptional regulator, giving the protein MLEGLVGNATVEKALLYLDQFEQGYPSEIARAFDLPVAMVQRQLDRLERGRIVVSRLRGRTRLFEWNPAFPFRDELRALLRKALRALPARERKRFLPERRRPWPTGKRM; this is encoded by the coding sequence GTGCTCGAAGGTCTGGTCGGCAATGCGACGGTCGAGAAGGCGCTCCTGTATCTCGATCAGTTCGAGCAGGGATACCCGAGCGAGATCGCGCGCGCGTTCGACCTTCCCGTAGCAATGGTGCAGCGCCAGCTCGATCGGCTCGAGCGCGGCCGGATCGTGGTGAGCCGGTTGCGCGGGCGAACTCGTCTCTTCGAGTGGAATCCAGCATTCCCCTTTCGGGACGAGCTGCGCGCACTCCTACGAAAGGCCCTCCGGGCCCTGCCTGCGAGGGAGCGCAAGCGATTCCTGCCGGAGCGGCGTCGCCCGTGGCCGACGGGGAAGCGGATGTGA
- a CDS encoding fatty acid--CoA ligase family protein, translating into MTPTDPLAETIPRLLLDAGARRGGKIAIEDGPVALGYAALAEAMLDAARAFMAAGIGPGDRVAIWAPNLWEWITAALGLQAAGAVLVPLNTRLKGLEAGYVLEKSGARVLCTVRGFLGVDYVELLQRALGGAAAGRPVAGLPKLERIAVLRGADGAAIEPGVEAWSEFLARGHRVAAIDARHRAESVPPDALSDILFTSGTTGKPKGVMTTHAQNLRCFAAWSEIVGLRDSDRYLVVNPFFHGFGYKAGWLSAFMRGATVIPHAVFDPPAVLERIARERISVLPGPPTLYQSILATPDLSRYDLSPLRLAVTGAAVIPVELVHRMRRELGFETVITGYGLTESTGVVSMCRPEDDPETIATTSGRAIPDVEVRCVAEDGAEVPRGQPGEIVVRGYNVMLGYLDDPAATRDAIDAGGWLHTGDVGVMDARGYLRITDRIKDMFIVGGFNCYPAEIENALLGLPGVAQAAVIGIPDERLGEVGMAFLVPRPGASLDPATVTAWCREQMANFKVPRHVEIVDSLPMNATGKVTKFVLRERARERR; encoded by the coding sequence ATGACCCCGACCGACCCGCTCGCCGAGACGATCCCGCGCCTGCTCCTCGACGCGGGCGCGCGCCGAGGCGGGAAGATCGCGATCGAGGACGGCCCCGTCGCGCTCGGCTACGCAGCGCTCGCCGAGGCGATGCTAGACGCCGCGCGCGCCTTCATGGCCGCGGGCATCGGCCCGGGCGACCGCGTCGCGATCTGGGCGCCCAACCTCTGGGAGTGGATCACGGCGGCGCTGGGCCTGCAGGCCGCGGGGGCCGTGCTCGTCCCGCTGAACACCCGGCTCAAGGGACTCGAGGCCGGCTACGTGCTCGAGAAGAGCGGCGCGCGCGTCCTCTGCACGGTGCGGGGCTTCCTCGGCGTCGACTACGTCGAGCTTCTGCAGCGCGCGCTCGGCGGCGCCGCCGCGGGTCGGCCGGTCGCGGGCCTGCCGAAGCTCGAGCGGATCGCGGTGCTGCGCGGCGCGGACGGCGCAGCAATCGAGCCGGGCGTCGAGGCCTGGTCCGAGTTCCTCGCGCGCGGCCACCGCGTCGCCGCGATCGACGCCCGACACCGAGCGGAGTCGGTCCCGCCCGACGCGCTCTCCGACATCCTCTTCACGTCCGGCACCACCGGAAAGCCGAAGGGCGTGATGACGACCCACGCGCAGAACCTGCGCTGCTTCGCGGCCTGGAGCGAGATCGTCGGGCTGCGTGACTCGGACCGCTATCTGGTCGTGAATCCCTTCTTCCACGGCTTCGGCTACAAGGCCGGCTGGCTCTCCGCCTTCATGCGCGGAGCCACGGTGATCCCGCACGCCGTCTTCGACCCGCCCGCGGTGCTGGAGCGGATCGCCCGCGAGCGGATCAGCGTGCTGCCCGGTCCGCCCACCCTGTACCAGTCGATCCTCGCCACGCCCGACCTGTCCCGCTACGACCTGTCGCCGCTGCGCCTGGCCGTGACCGGCGCCGCCGTGATCCCGGTCGAGCTCGTCCACCGCATGCGCCGCGAGCTCGGCTTCGAGACGGTGATCACCGGCTACGGACTCACCGAGAGCACGGGCGTGGTCAGCATGTGCCGCCCCGAAGACGACCCCGAGACGATCGCCACGACGTCGGGCCGCGCGATCCCGGACGTCGAAGTGCGTTGCGTCGCCGAGGACGGCGCGGAAGTCCCGCGCGGCCAGCCCGGCGAGATCGTGGTGCGCGGCTACAACGTGATGCTCGGCTACCTGGACGACCCCGCCGCCACGCGCGACGCGATCGACGCGGGCGGCTGGCTCCACACCGGCGACGTCGGCGTGATGGACGCGCGCGGCTACCTGCGCATCACCGACCGCATCAAGGACATGTTCATCGTCGGCGGCTTCAACTGCTACCCCGCCGAGATCGAGAACGCGCTGCTCGGCCTGCCCGGCGTCGCCCAGGCCGCCGTGATCGGCATCCCCGACGAGCGCCTGGGCGAGGTCGGCATGGCCTTCCTCGTCCCCCGCCCCGGCGCCAGCCTCGACCCCGCCACCGTCACCGCTTGGTGTCGCGAGCAGATGGCCAACTTCAAAGTCCCCCGCCACGTCGAGATCGTCGACTCGCTGCCCATGAACGCCACCGGCAAGGTCACGAAGTTCGTGCTGCGGGAGCGGGCGCGCGAGCGACGGTGA
- a CDS encoding MFS transporter has translation MQTDRGASSPAYPRYVLGVLWLVYVANFVDRQVIAILLEPIKRELGASDTAMGFLSGFAFALFYTFAGIPVARWADRSSRTAILAAGVAVWSLFTAASGLARSFAELALARVGVGIGEAAGTPPSHSLISAYFPPGSRATALSIYASGVYVGSMLAYLGGSWVLTHFDWRTVYLLVGLPGIALALLVRFTVREPPRAAPSGAVTGQGAAPGTLAVIRELLSRRSFVFIVLAGSCQSLSGYATLAWGPAFLGRVHGLAPVEIGAWLGLVIGIGGSLGVFLGGMLADRLGAIDPRWVPRLCALQCLSSFPFLLGFLLLGTPRAALLCFAPAYTLAAMYVGPMLAMVQGIARPETRATASALHLFILNMVGLGAGPLLVGLGDDRVFAAFGSHAIRYSLVSAGVIAALGSLVFLLVARTLRADLADASEPARR, from the coding sequence ATGCAGACGGATCGCGGCGCGAGCTCCCCGGCCTACCCGCGCTACGTGCTCGGCGTGCTCTGGCTGGTCTACGTGGCGAACTTCGTCGACCGGCAGGTGATCGCGATCCTGCTCGAGCCGATCAAGCGCGAGCTCGGCGCCTCCGACACCGCGATGGGCTTCCTGTCCGGGTTCGCGTTCGCGCTCTTCTACACGTTTGCGGGCATCCCCGTGGCGCGCTGGGCCGACCGCAGCTCGCGAACCGCGATCCTCGCCGCGGGCGTGGCGGTCTGGAGCCTGTTCACCGCCGCGTCGGGTCTGGCGCGGAGCTTCGCGGAGCTTGCGTTGGCGCGGGTGGGCGTGGGCATCGGCGAGGCCGCGGGCACGCCGCCCTCGCACTCGCTGATCTCGGCCTACTTCCCGCCGGGCTCGCGCGCGACGGCGCTGTCCATCTACGCCTCGGGCGTGTACGTCGGCTCGATGCTCGCGTATCTCGGCGGGAGCTGGGTGCTCACTCACTTCGACTGGCGCACGGTCTACCTGCTGGTCGGCCTGCCGGGAATCGCGCTCGCTCTCCTGGTGCGCTTCACGGTGCGCGAGCCGCCGCGCGCGGCGCCGAGCGGCGCGGTCACGGGGCAGGGGGCCGCGCCCGGGACGCTCGCGGTGATCCGCGAGCTGCTCTCGCGGCGCTCGTTCGTGTTCATCGTTCTCGCGGGCTCCTGCCAGTCACTCTCGGGCTACGCGACGCTGGCCTGGGGCCCCGCGTTCCTCGGCCGCGTGCACGGGCTCGCGCCGGTCGAGATCGGCGCGTGGCTCGGGCTCGTGATCGGCATCGGCGGGTCGCTCGGCGTGTTCCTCGGCGGGATGCTCGCCGACCGGCTCGGCGCGATCGATCCGCGCTGGGTGCCGCGGCTCTGCGCGCTGCAGTGTCTGTCCTCGTTCCCGTTCCTGCTCGGGTTCCTTCTGCTCGGAACGCCGCGAGCGGCGCTGCTCTGCTTCGCGCCGGCCTACACGCTGGCGGCGATGTACGTCGGCCCGATGCTCGCGATGGTGCAGGGGATCGCGCGGCCCGAGACCCGCGCGACCGCCTCGGCGCTGCACCTCTTCATCCTGAACATGGTGGGGCTGGGCGCGGGGCCGCTGCTGGTCGGGCTCGGGGACGACCGCGTCTTCGCGGCCTTCGGCTCCCACGCGATCCGCTACTCGCTGGTGAGCGCCGGGGTGATCGCGGCGCTCGGGAGCCTCGTCTTCCTGCTCGTGGCGCGCACGCTGCGCGCGGACCTCGCGGATGCGTCGGAGCCCGCGCGGCGCTAG
- a CDS encoding long-chain-acyl-CoA synthetase, translating to MSVPREVTQKRLAVLSAGTLRYTPSQKFTVADRIEERAAADPDRVFVLFEDRRVSYGELNRRANRVASAALSLGLRRGDVVSLLMENRPEFISTWAGLAKLGVTTALINTQLRGDALAHVLDTARARHLIVGSECLDKLEGVSGADRVVAVDLDPDHPAELPRGAWSLSDALERGSERNPDPGLRAGLVAGDDLFHIFTSGTTGLPKAARLSHMRFLGVGDGMSAVAGYGRDEVIACVLPLFHGAAGMVVVSCALHHGGAIALRRRFSASQFWSDAVRYGTTAFQYIGEICRYLLSQPESPLDRAHKIRVMMGAGLGRDIWPAFQQRFGIEQILEGWSSTEANTSLLNVDNKVGSCGRIPFPDYHNGRLIRYDDETGVHPRGSDGLYQLCAPGEIGEFIGVIPDLPDSGAGRFEGYTSSEATDAKILVDVLRKGDRCYRSGDLLRCDEDGYYYFVDRIGDTFRWKSENVSTQEVAESLGAFPGLEIANVFGVRVPGTEGRAGMAALVLRDPAAFDGRAFYAYTEERLPSYAAPVFVRLSSSADITSTFKLKKFELQRDGYDPQRIRDPLFVRDPSARDYVPVNAKNLARLSLRPFAGDAG from the coding sequence ATGAGCGTGCCCCGAGAGGTGACCCAGAAGCGTCTCGCGGTGCTCTCGGCCGGAACGCTGCGCTACACGCCCAGCCAGAAGTTCACCGTCGCGGACCGGATCGAGGAGCGCGCGGCGGCGGATCCGGATCGGGTCTTCGTGCTCTTCGAGGACCGGCGGGTGAGCTACGGCGAGCTGAACCGGCGCGCGAATCGCGTCGCCTCGGCCGCGCTATCGCTGGGCCTTCGCCGCGGGGACGTCGTCTCGCTCTTGATGGAGAACCGCCCGGAGTTCATCTCGACCTGGGCGGGGCTCGCGAAGCTCGGCGTGACGACCGCGCTGATCAACACCCAGCTTCGCGGGGACGCGCTCGCCCACGTGCTCGACACCGCGCGCGCGCGCCACCTGATCGTCGGCAGCGAGTGTCTCGACAAGCTCGAGGGAGTCTCGGGAGCCGATCGAGTGGTCGCGGTCGATCTGGACCCGGATCACCCCGCGGAGCTACCGCGCGGGGCGTGGAGTCTCTCGGACGCGCTGGAGCGAGGGTCCGAACGGAATCCCGATCCGGGCCTGCGCGCGGGTCTCGTCGCGGGCGACGACCTGTTCCACATCTTCACCTCCGGAACGACCGGGCTTCCGAAGGCGGCGCGGCTCAGCCACATGCGGTTTCTGGGCGTGGGCGACGGAATGTCGGCCGTCGCGGGGTACGGCCGCGACGAGGTGATCGCCTGCGTGCTCCCGCTCTTCCACGGAGCCGCGGGAATGGTGGTCGTGTCGTGCGCGCTGCACCACGGCGGGGCCATCGCGCTGCGGCGCCGATTCAGCGCGAGTCAGTTCTGGAGCGACGCCGTTCGCTACGGCACCACTGCGTTCCAGTACATCGGAGAGATCTGCCGGTACCTGCTGAGCCAGCCCGAGAGCCCGCTCGACCGCGCGCACAAGATCCGCGTGATGATGGGAGCGGGCCTCGGCCGCGACATCTGGCCGGCCTTCCAGCAGCGCTTCGGCATCGAGCAGATCCTCGAGGGCTGGAGCTCGACCGAGGCGAACACGTCGCTTCTGAACGTCGACAACAAAGTCGGCTCGTGCGGGCGGATCCCCTTCCCCGACTATCACAACGGTCGCTTGATCCGTTACGACGACGAGACCGGCGTTCACCCGCGCGGCTCGGACGGGCTGTACCAGCTATGCGCCCCCGGGGAGATCGGCGAGTTCATCGGCGTGATTCCGGATCTTCCCGACTCGGGCGCGGGCCGCTTCGAGGGCTACACGTCGAGCGAAGCCACCGATGCGAAGATCCTGGTCGACGTGCTGCGCAAGGGCGACCGCTGCTACCGCTCCGGCGACCTGCTGCGCTGCGACGAGGACGGCTACTACTACTTCGTGGACCGGATCGGCGACACGTTCCGCTGGAAGAGCGAGAACGTCTCGACCCAGGAGGTCGCGGAGTCGCTGGGCGCGTTCCCGGGCCTGGAGATCGCCAACGTTTTCGGCGTGCGCGTGCCCGGGACGGAGGGCCGCGCGGGAATGGCGGCGCTGGTGCTGCGCGACCCCGCGGCTTTCGACGGCCGCGCGTTCTACGCCTACACCGAGGAGCGTTTGCCGAGCTACGCCGCGCCGGTCTTCGTGCGCCTGTCGTCGAGCGCCGACATCACCTCGACCTTCAAGCTGAAGAAGTTCGAGCTGCAGCGCGACGGCTACGATCCGCAGCGCATCCGCGATCCGCTCTTCGTCAGGGACCCGTCCGCGCGCGACTACGTGCCCGTGAACGCGAAGAACCTCGCGCGACTGTCGCTGCGCCCGTTCGCGGGCGACGCCGGCTGA
- a CDS encoding MaoC family dehydratase: protein MATIFESPNQLIGAVGRHLGYSDWLQIEQDRIDRFAEATGDRQWIHVDPERAASGPFGRCIAHGYLTQSLVNLFLPQIVEVRGTSMGVNYGADRLRFPAPVPVGSRVRGGAELLRAEPVAGGVQATIRVTVEIEGGSRPGCVIDTISRYYAEESS from the coding sequence ATGGCGACCATCTTCGAGTCACCGAACCAGCTGATCGGCGCGGTGGGCCGCCACCTGGGCTACAGCGACTGGCTCCAGATCGAGCAGGACCGAATCGACCGCTTCGCGGAGGCGACCGGGGATCGGCAGTGGATCCACGTCGATCCGGAGCGCGCGGCGAGCGGGCCGTTCGGCCGCTGCATCGCCCACGGCTACCTGACCCAGTCCCTGGTCAATCTGTTCCTGCCGCAGATCGTCGAGGTGCGCGGCACCTCGATGGGCGTGAACTACGGCGCCGACCGGCTGCGTTTCCCCGCGCCGGTTCCGGTGGGCTCGCGGGTGCGCGGCGGCGCGGAGCTGCTCCGCGCCGAGCCGGTCGCGGGGGGCGTGCAGGCGACGATCCGGGTCACCGTCGAGATCGAGGGCGGGAGCCGCCCAGGCTGCGTGATCGACACGATCAGCCGCTACTACGCCGAGGAGTCGTCATGA
- a CDS encoding acetyl-CoA acetyltransferase, with amino-acid sequence MNEDNRPVLVGTAQLVVRDADPREAPEPLAMLLQMARDAAQNAGTGDRALRGIDSVGLVDVAGWLAPNGGRFLAEQLGATSRCELASGLGGEAPLTMVNRLARRIASGESRIALAVGCNNMHTLKRARQRQVKLDWKIGGSGQAEVIAEPSLGNNPLEQQHGLDMPVQNYPVLENALRARLGLSLEKHRERLGRLFAPFTETAAKNPYAWFPVRRSAAELVTPTAENRMIAFPYTKYLNAVLETDQAAGVLLMSAGAARELGIAEDRWLYWWGGAYTKERAWFVSERPDLSRAPAMAECARRTLGSANVTIDDIDRIDFYSCFPVAVQSAAESYGVADGDPRALTVTGGLPYAGGPANNYTLHSLAAMADLLRSHPGEKGLVTGNGWYLTKHSGCVWSTERPTGDGVDPGPNAADPLPAPLPVVVASRGTGRIEGYTVVYDREGAPARGIVIGRTDEDQRFIANTPADRALLERFVAGEQVGRKGRLSRDGELGRFEPE; translated from the coding sequence GTGAACGAGGACAACCGGCCGGTATTGGTGGGAACGGCTCAGCTCGTGGTTCGGGACGCGGATCCGCGCGAGGCGCCCGAGCCCCTCGCGATGCTCCTGCAGATGGCGCGTGATGCCGCGCAGAACGCGGGGACCGGTGACCGGGCGTTGCGCGGGATCGACAGCGTGGGGCTGGTCGACGTGGCCGGATGGCTGGCGCCGAACGGCGGCCGGTTCCTCGCCGAGCAGCTCGGCGCGACCAGTCGCTGCGAGCTCGCTTCCGGGCTCGGCGGCGAGGCCCCGCTCACGATGGTGAACCGGCTCGCGCGTCGGATCGCGAGCGGCGAGTCGCGGATCGCGCTCGCGGTCGGCTGCAACAACATGCACACGCTGAAGCGCGCCCGGCAGCGGCAGGTCAAGCTCGACTGGAAGATCGGCGGATCGGGCCAGGCCGAGGTGATCGCCGAGCCGTCGCTGGGGAACAACCCGCTCGAGCAGCAGCACGGTCTCGACATGCCGGTCCAGAACTACCCGGTGCTCGAGAACGCGCTCCGCGCGCGCCTCGGGCTCTCGCTCGAGAAGCACCGCGAGCGGCTGGGCCGGCTGTTCGCCCCGTTCACGGAGACCGCGGCGAAGAACCCCTACGCCTGGTTTCCGGTGCGCCGCAGCGCCGCCGAGCTCGTCACGCCGACGGCGGAGAACCGCATGATCGCGTTCCCGTACACGAAGTACCTGAACGCCGTGCTCGAGACCGATCAGGCCGCCGGCGTCCTGCTGATGTCGGCGGGCGCCGCGCGCGAGCTCGGGATCGCCGAGGACCGCTGGCTCTACTGGTGGGGCGGCGCCTACACCAAGGAGCGTGCCTGGTTCGTGAGCGAGCGCCCGGATCTCTCGCGGGCTCCGGCCATGGCCGAGTGCGCGCGACGGACGCTGGGAAGCGCGAACGTGACGATCGACGACATCGACCGGATCGACTTCTACAGCTGCTTCCCGGTCGCGGTGCAGTCGGCCGCGGAGTCGTACGGGGTCGCGGACGGCGACCCGCGCGCGCTCACCGTGACCGGTGGCCTGCCCTACGCGGGCGGGCCCGCGAACAACTACACGCTGCACTCGCTCGCCGCGATGGCGGATCTGCTGCGCAGTCACCCGGGCGAGAAGGGTCTGGTCACGGGCAACGGCTGGTATCTGACCAAGCACTCGGGCTGTGTCTGGTCGACCGAGCGCCCGACCGGCGACGGCGTGGACCCGGGCCCGAACGCCGCAGATCCGCTTCCCGCTCCGCTCCCGGTCGTCGTGGCGTCTCGCGGGACAGGGCGCATCGAGGGCTACACGGTGGTGTACGACCGCGAGGGCGCGCCGGCGCGCGGGATCGTGATCGGGAGGACCGACGAGGACCAGCGCTTCATCGCGAACACGCCCGCCGACCGGGCGCTTCTGGAGCGCTTCGTCGCGGGCGAGCAGGTCGGGCGCAAGGGACGGCTCTCGCGCGACGGGGAGCTCGGCCGCTTCGAGCCCGAGTGA
- a CDS encoding SDR family oxidoreductase, with translation MSRELPPYPPGRNLLAGKTVLVTAAAGAGIGFAAARRCAEEGARVMISDIHERRLREAADELERELGTRPPTRLCDVTREPEVRALVDAAIAELGRIDVLINNAGLGGTARIVEMRDEEWSRVLDVTLNGTFRMMRAVLPHMLERRSGAIVNNASVLGWRAQAGQAHYAAAKAGVMALTRCAAIEAAEAGVRVNAVSPSLAMHRFLSKTMPEAELAELESREAFQRAAAPWEVANVMVFLASDYASYMTGEVVAVSSQRA, from the coding sequence ATGAGCCGCGAGCTTCCCCCTTACCCCCCGGGCCGCAATCTCCTGGCCGGCAAGACCGTGCTGGTCACTGCGGCCGCGGGCGCCGGAATCGGCTTCGCCGCCGCGCGCCGCTGCGCGGAAGAGGGCGCGCGCGTGATGATCAGCGACATCCACGAGCGGCGTCTGCGCGAGGCGGCCGACGAGCTGGAGCGAGAGCTGGGAACGCGGCCGCCCACACGGCTCTGTGACGTCACGCGCGAGCCGGAGGTCCGGGCGCTCGTGGACGCCGCGATCGCCGAGCTGGGCCGGATCGACGTGCTGATCAACAACGCGGGCCTGGGCGGGACGGCGCGGATCGTCGAGATGCGCGACGAGGAGTGGAGCCGCGTGCTCGACGTCACGCTGAACGGAACCTTCCGCATGATGCGCGCGGTGCTCCCGCACATGCTCGAGCGGCGCAGCGGCGCGATCGTGAACAACGCCTCGGTGCTCGGCTGGCGCGCGCAGGCCGGGCAGGCGCACTACGCGGCGGCGAAGGCGGGCGTCATGGCGCTCACGCGTTGCGCCGCGATCGAGGCGGCGGAGGCGGGCGTGCGCGTGAACGCGGTCTCGCCGAGCCTGGCGATGCACCGCTTTCTGTCCAAGACGATGCCCGAGGCCGAGCTCGCGGAGCTGGAGAGTCGAGAAGCCTTCCAGCGCGCGGCCGCGCCCTGGGAGGTGGCGAACGTGATGGTGTTCCTGGCCAGCGACTACGCGTCGTACATGACCGGCGAGGTCGTCGCCGTGAGCTCGCAGCGCGCGTAG
- a CDS encoding SDR family oxidoreductase has product MPGICDDRVVIVTGAGRGIGRAHALEFARQGARVIVNDVGAELDGSGGSDGPVGEVLASIRAAGGVAIANAEDVADWDGAGRLVGEALREWGRLDVVVNNAGILRDRMFASGSPEEWDAVMRVHLRGHFCTSRHAAAHWREQSKAGQRVDARIINTSSGAGLLGSVGQSAYSAAKAGIAALTLVQAAELARYGVTANAIAPAARTRMTEAVFAQTMAKPEPGRFDAMAPENVAPLVVWLGSAESHAVTGRVFEVEGGKISLADGWRHGPGVDKGSRWEPDEIGAAVAEILAKAAAPEPVYGA; this is encoded by the coding sequence ATGCCGGGGATCTGCGACGACCGGGTGGTGATCGTGACCGGCGCGGGGCGCGGGATCGGCCGCGCCCACGCGCTCGAGTTCGCGCGCCAGGGCGCGCGCGTGATCGTGAACGACGTCGGCGCCGAGCTCGACGGGAGCGGCGGCTCGGACGGTCCCGTCGGCGAGGTGCTCGCCTCGATCCGCGCCGCCGGCGGAGTCGCGATCGCAAACGCCGAGGACGTCGCGGACTGGGACGGCGCGGGTCGCCTGGTCGGCGAGGCGCTCCGCGAATGGGGCCGGCTCGACGTCGTGGTCAACAACGCCGGCATCCTGCGCGATCGCATGTTCGCGAGCGGCTCCCCCGAGGAGTGGGACGCGGTCATGCGCGTGCACCTGCGCGGTCACTTCTGCACCTCGCGCCACGCGGCGGCCCACTGGCGCGAGCAGAGCAAGGCGGGCCAGCGCGTGGACGCGCGGATCATCAATACCAGCTCGGGCGCGGGACTTCTCGGCAGCGTCGGCCAGAGCGCCTACTCGGCCGCGAAGGCGGGGATCGCCGCGCTCACCCTGGTGCAGGCCGCCGAGCTCGCGCGCTACGGCGTGACCGCGAACGCGATCGCGCCGGCCGCGCGCACGCGCATGACCGAGGCGGTCTTCGCGCAGACCATGGCCAAGCCCGAGCCGGGCCGCTTCGACGCGATGGCGCCGGAGAACGTCGCGCCGCTGGTGGTCTGGCTGGGAAGCGCCGAGTCACACGCAGTCACCGGACGCGTCTTCGAGGTCGAGGGCGGGAAGATCTCTCTCGCCGACGGCTGGCGACACGGCCCGGGCGTGGACAAGGGCTCGCGCTGGGAGCCCGACGAGATCGGCGCCGCGGTCGCGGAGATCCTGGCCAAGGCCGCCGCGCCCGAGCCGGTGTACGGAGCCTGA
- a CDS encoding acetyl-CoA C-acetyltransferase, protein MPEAYIIDALRSPTGRRGGGLARVHPADLGAHVLAAIVERSGIDPSIVEDVVFGCVDTIGPQAGDIARTCWLAAGLPDEVPGTTVDRQCGSSQQAVHFAAQAVMSGTSDVVIAGGVQNMSLIPISSAMTVAEPLGFKDPFSTSKGWVSRYGTQEVSQFRSAEMIAEKWSCSRREMEEFALRSHERAIRAIDEGRFAREIVPLEGVTTDETPRRGTSLEKMAALAPLQAGGRLTAAVSSQICDASSALLIASERAVKQHGLTPRARIHHLSVRGADPIWMLTAPIPATAHALERSGMKLDQIDLVEINEAFAPVVLAWLKETGADPERVNVNGGAIALGHPLGATGAKLMTTLLHELERTGGRYGLQTMCEGGGQANVTIIERLS, encoded by the coding sequence ATGCCGGAGGCCTACATCATCGACGCGCTACGCAGCCCGACGGGGCGGCGCGGCGGAGGGCTCGCGCGGGTGCACCCCGCGGACCTCGGCGCGCACGTGCTCGCGGCGATCGTCGAGCGAAGCGGAATCGACCCGTCGATCGTCGAGGACGTGGTCTTCGGCTGCGTCGACACGATCGGCCCGCAGGCGGGGGACATCGCGCGCACCTGCTGGCTCGCGGCCGGACTTCCCGACGAGGTTCCGGGAACGACCGTCGACCGCCAGTGCGGATCGTCGCAGCAGGCGGTCCACTTCGCCGCGCAGGCCGTGATGAGCGGCACCAGCGACGTCGTGATCGCCGGCGGCGTGCAGAACATGAGTCTGATCCCGATCTCGTCGGCGATGACCGTCGCCGAGCCGCTCGGGTTCAAGGACCCGTTCTCCACCTCGAAGGGCTGGGTCTCGCGCTACGGCACGCAGGAGGTCTCGCAGTTCCGCTCGGCCGAGATGATCGCCGAGAAGTGGAGCTGCTCGCGGCGCGAGATGGAGGAGTTCGCGCTGCGCAGCCACGAGCGCGCGATCCGCGCGATCGACGAGGGGCGCTTCGCTCGCGAGATCGTGCCGCTGGAAGGCGTCACGACCGACGAGACGCCGCGGCGCGGCACCTCGCTCGAGAAGATGGCGGCGCTCGCGCCGCTCCAGGCAGGCGGCCGACTCACGGCGGCGGTCTCGAGCCAGATCTGCGACGCGTCGAGCGCGCTGCTGATCGCGTCCGAACGCGCGGTGAAGCAGCACGGCCTCACGCCGCGCGCGCGGATCCACCATCTGTCGGTGCGCGGCGCGGATCCGATCTGGATGCTCACGGCGCCGATCCCGGCCACGGCGCACGCGCTGGAACGCAGCGGCATGAAGCTCGACCAGATCGACCTGGTCGAGATCAACGAGGCGTTCGCGCCGGTCGTGCTCGCGTGGCTGAAAGAGACCGGCGCCGACCCCGAGCGCGTGAACGTGAACGGCGGCGCGATCGCGCTGGGCCACCCGCTCGGCGCGACCGGCGCAAAGCTGATGACGACGCTGCTGCACGAGCTCGAGCGGACCGGCGGGCGCTACGGGCTGCAGACGATGTGCGAGGGCGGCGGCCAGGCGAACGTGACGATCATCGAGCGGCTGTCCTAG